From a single Fusarium fujikuroi IMI 58289 draft genome, chromosome FFUJ_chr03 genomic region:
- a CDS encoding related to sugar transport protein STP1, with protein sequence MTAHEVTALSGMQHSKKRQWRPYLLVVMLSISLGAMSFGYASGVIGATVAQPSFVEYFELGTRSNATSLISAMNSLFFAGAAIFILTVPFFADKWGRKAAVAVSATVIIIAGAVLAGSVHVAQFIVFRFVSGAGTYMMISSVTLWMTEIAPPSIRGVLVGLVGASLLFGYSSSVWVGYGFYFFKSSNAWRVPFVFQGLPSLLLLALLYWLPESPRWLMLQGRHEQARDTLLKLHTPEEVEVEFLQIREQVEIDKTLPSSYWAMFANKNNRKRTLIGMGTFASIQTSGILVINNYGPMIYGALGFGVETQLIYAAAWLTLGWGGGCLALFVVDKIPRPKFIGYGLLACQACLIIEAALVANFAGSDNKTALRACVAMLFLFVFIYEFALDSAQFVYLGELFPTHIRAKGVSLGCGTLALMNVIWLSVAPTAFNSIGWKFYLCFIIPGWFCAAMILYYFPDTLGLPLEEINAIFEDEDRESIVGIEEGNGKGSFSASSPKEVGSSE encoded by the exons ATGACAGCCCACGAGGTGACAGCACTGTCGGGCATGCAGCACTCCAAGAAGCGACAATGGAGACCCTACTTGCTCGTTGTC ATGTTGAGCATTAGTCTTGGAGCCATGTCGTTTGGGTATGCTTCAGGTGTTATTGGAGCAACCGTCG CGCAACCCTCTTTTGTCGAGTATTTCGAACTTGGTACCAGATCAAACGCAACTAGTCTTATCTCAGCCATGAAT TCGCTCTTCTTTGCTGGCgcagccatcttcatcttgacagTTCCCTTCTTTGCGGATAAATGGGGACGAAAAGCAGCCGTGGCAGTG TCGGCTACTGTCATCATCATAGCAGGAGCTGTGCTGGCCGGATCTGTGCACGTCGCCCAATTCATTGTCTTCCGATTTGTATCGGGCGCTGG GACCTATATGATGATCTCGTCGGTGACGCTGTGGATGACAGAGATAGCGCCTCCCTCGATCCGTGGCGTTCTCGTCGGTCTCGTCGGAGCCAGCTTGCTCTTCGGATACTCATCATCGGTTTGGGTTGGCTACGGCTTCTATTTCTTCAAAAGCTCAAATGCCTGGAGAGTTCCATTTG TGTTCCAGGGTCTTCCATCACTCTTATTGCTTGCGCTTCTCTACTGGCTGCCGGAATCTCCCCGCTGGCTTATGCTTCAAGGCCGCCATGAACAGGCCAGGGATACTCTGCTAAAGCTCCACACTCCAGAAGAAGTAGAAGTCGAATTCCTTCAGATTCGCGAGCAGGTCGAAATCGACAAGACTCTCCCAAGCTCATACTGGGCCATGTTTGCCAATAAAAACAACAGGAAACGAACCCTCATCGGCATGGGAACCTTTGCCAGTATCCAAACATCTGGAATTCTAGTAATTAACA ACTATGGTCCTATG ATCTACGGCGCGCTCGGCTTTGGAGTCGAAACACAGCTCATCTATGCGGCTGCTTGGCTCACCTTGGGATGGGGCGGTGGTTGCCTGGCACTTTTTGTCGTCGACAAGATCCCAAGGCCGAAATTTATCGGCTATGGTCTCCTCGCTTGCCAAGCATGTCTGATAATTGAGGCTGCATTGGTGGCCAACTTTGCAGGCTCAGACAACAAGACAGCCCTCCGAGCTTGTGTCGCGATGCTCTTTTTGTTTGTCTTCATCTATGAGTTTGCGTTGGACAGTGCCCAGTTTGTTTACCTGGGAGAACTGTTCCCTACTCATATACGAGCAAAGGGTGTCTCGCTGGGCTGTGGAACACTTGCACTGATGAACGTCATATGGCTATCTGTAGCACCCACTGCTTTCAA TTCGATTGGCTGGAAGTTTTATCTGTGCTTCATTATTCCAGGATGGTTCTGTGCCGCTATGATTCTATACTATTTCCCTGACACCCTGGGCTTACCGCTCGAAGAAATCAATGCTATTTTTGAAGACGAG GATAGAGAAAGCATTGTTGGCATCGAGGAGGGAAATGGAAAGGGGTCATTCTCGGCCAGCAGCCCTAAGGAAGTGGGTAGCAGTGAGTAA
- a CDS encoding probable GTP-binding protein Drab11, which yields MGDIPYDYRWKVVLLGDSTVGKSNIASQFMQGEFQPDSSPTIGVKPTTKIVQCNSKAVKVNIWDTAGLEKYRAPVVYYNDAVAVMLVYDITKRQSFENAARWLDEARRHGEPGIVFMVVGNKTDLERRRSVTTEEGKKFAKLNKLMFIETSACENTQVDLAFQRILNGMADPSDIPHEAAC from the exons ATGGGCGATATACCGTACGAT TACCGTTGGAAAG TGGTTCTCCTGGGTGACTCGACGGTTGGAAAGTCAAATATCGCGAGTCAATTCATGCAAGGCGAATTCCAGCCTGACTCTAGCCCAACAATTGGCGTGAAGCCTACCACCAAAATCGTGCAATGCAACTCCAAGGCCGTCAAGGTCAATATCTGGGACACAGCTGGCCTTGAGAAATATCGGGCGCCAGTAGTTTATTACAATGATGCCGTGGCTGTAATGTTAGTCTACGACATTACCAAGCGCCAGAGTTTTGAGAATGCAGCACGCTGGTTGGACGAGGCTCGAAGGCATGGTGAACCTGGGATCGTTTTCATGGTCGTGGGAAATAAAACAGACCTGGAGCGCAGAAGGTCTGTGACGACGGAGGAGGGAAAGAAATTTGCGA AACTTAACAAACTTATGTTTATCGAAACATCGGCTTGCGAAAACACTCAAGTTGACCTTGCTTTTCAGAGAATATTAAACGGTATGGCTGATCCTTCTGATATACCTCATGAAGCCGCTTGCTGA